One window of Polynucleobacter sp. HIN5 genomic DNA carries:
- a CDS encoding efflux RND transporter permease subunit — MIERIVRFALQQRLLVVVISICLFFVGLFATKRLSVDAFPDVTNIQVQIATEAPGKSPEEVERFVTIPIELGMTGLPGLVEMRSLNRNGISIVTLVFTDKTSIYFARQLVLERLIEVASRMPDGITPVLAPPTTGLGEVYQYTLEHPSDRDRPLTEDELQERRTIQDWVVRPMLRSIPGVAEINTQGGFAKEYQVLVNPERLRHYGITLQDVYVALARNNANSGGGQLPTYAERYLIRGVGLVAKPEDISKIILKEVKGTPVYVRNVAEVMIGNEIRQGAIIKNGVTEGVAGIIQMNRGANAREVVNRIKTKVAEINERKLLPEGLQIVPFYDRTDLVNAAMFNVAKVLVEGIILVIVLLFLFLGDVRSSIIVVATLILTPLLTFFVMNRYGISANLMSLGGLAIAIGIMVDGSVVVVENTFAKLGARLKMGESRNRIILEAATEVGKPVLFGVGIIILVFMPLLALEGMEGKMFAPMAITIAIALTISLILSFVLSPVLCSYILKGGSEDDTKIVAKLRKPYSFMLDWSLKHPRLVVKRALIALGASVVLFIFLGKSFIPVMQEGSITPVIVRAANIALDESIKLEFEALKRIMTIPGVEMAVSRLGRGESPADPGQPFESDPIVTLKPLGDRDLSQEVIANQIREKLKTLPGVELVISQPIAARVDEMVSGVRSQVAIKIFGDDIETLIKLGTQISQILSRMKGSTDLRIEQASGQNYLNIKIDRDAIARYGINVADVNDVIETAIGGKQASTVYEGERRFPMVLRYPAPYRDKIDAIENIILLSPNGAQVLMKDLAKIELLDGPPQISRESGKRRLVIGVNVQGRDLGGFVDEAQKKIAQDVKLPEGYTLVWGGQFENMERAMARLMIIIPLTIAAIFFLLFTLFQSIRLAGLIILVLPFASIGGIFGLFITGEYLSVPAAVGFINLWGIAVLNGVVLISFIKQLRDDGMPLREALIDGCAHRFRPVMMTASVAMLALIPMLFSGGPGSEVTRPLAIVVISGLITSTGLTLLVLPVLYGWFEEKKVEA, encoded by the coding sequence ATGATTGAGCGTATTGTCCGCTTTGCTCTTCAGCAACGCCTATTGGTGGTGGTGATCTCCATCTGTTTGTTCTTTGTGGGCCTCTTTGCCACCAAGCGCTTATCAGTCGACGCCTTTCCAGATGTAACGAACATTCAGGTGCAAATCGCGACCGAGGCCCCTGGTAAGTCACCCGAAGAGGTCGAGCGTTTTGTCACCATCCCGATTGAGTTAGGCATGACCGGCTTACCCGGCTTGGTAGAGATGCGTTCGCTCAACCGTAACGGTATTTCCATTGTGACCTTGGTTTTCACGGATAAGACCAGTATCTACTTTGCCCGCCAACTTGTTCTGGAGCGTCTCATTGAGGTTGCGTCCCGTATGCCCGATGGAATCACTCCCGTCTTGGCGCCACCGACCACGGGACTTGGGGAGGTGTATCAGTACACCCTCGAGCATCCGTCTGATCGAGATCGCCCCCTGACTGAGGATGAGCTGCAAGAGCGCCGCACGATCCAGGATTGGGTAGTACGCCCCATGTTGCGCTCGATTCCAGGTGTTGCTGAGATTAATACCCAAGGTGGCTTCGCTAAAGAGTATCAGGTATTAGTCAATCCAGAGCGCTTGAGGCACTACGGGATTACCTTGCAGGATGTGTATGTGGCGCTGGCTCGGAACAATGCTAATTCTGGAGGTGGCCAATTACCGACTTATGCGGAGCGCTATTTGATTCGTGGGGTTGGTCTCGTGGCAAAGCCAGAAGACATTAGTAAGATCATTCTGAAGGAAGTAAAGGGTACCCCAGTTTATGTACGTAATGTGGCTGAGGTGATGATTGGTAATGAGATTCGGCAAGGCGCCATCATTAAAAATGGTGTTACCGAGGGTGTGGCCGGTATTATTCAGATGAACCGCGGCGCGAATGCTCGGGAGGTAGTTAATCGTATTAAGACCAAGGTCGCTGAGATTAACGAGCGCAAGTTATTGCCCGAAGGTTTGCAGATTGTTCCGTTCTATGATCGAACCGATCTGGTCAATGCGGCGATGTTCAACGTTGCCAAGGTCTTAGTTGAGGGCATCATCTTGGTGATTGTGTTGCTCTTCTTGTTCTTGGGCGATGTGCGGTCATCGATCATTGTGGTGGCCACCCTGATCTTGACTCCGCTGCTCACATTCTTCGTCATGAACCGCTATGGTATTTCAGCGAACTTGATGTCCTTGGGTGGTCTCGCGATTGCAATCGGCATCATGGTTGACGGCTCAGTCGTGGTGGTTGAAAACACCTTTGCTAAATTAGGTGCTCGCCTAAAGATGGGCGAATCCCGTAACCGGATTATCTTGGAGGCAGCCACCGAGGTTGGCAAGCCCGTACTCTTTGGAGTGGGCATTATTATTTTGGTGTTTATGCCTTTGCTTGCTCTCGAGGGGATGGAGGGCAAGATGTTTGCCCCGATGGCGATCACGATTGCGATTGCGCTTACCATCTCATTGATCCTATCGTTTGTGCTGTCCCCTGTCTTATGTTCGTACATCCTAAAAGGCGGCAGTGAGGATGACACCAAGATTGTGGCTAAATTACGTAAGCCCTATAGCTTCATGCTCGATTGGAGTTTGAAGCATCCGCGTTTAGTCGTAAAACGCGCTTTGATCGCGCTGGGTGCCAGTGTTGTTCTTTTTATCTTCTTGGGTAAATCATTTATCCCGGTCATGCAAGAGGGTTCAATCACTCCCGTGATTGTGCGTGCAGCCAATATTGCACTTGATGAATCGATTAAGTTGGAGTTTGAGGCCCTCAAACGAATCATGACCATTCCTGGTGTGGAGATGGCGGTATCCCGTTTAGGACGTGGTGAATCTCCGGCCGACCCGGGTCAACCATTTGAGTCCGATCCGATTGTGACCTTGAAGCCCTTGGGTGACCGGGACTTGAGTCAAGAGGTGATTGCCAATCAAATTCGTGAGAAATTAAAGACCTTGCCCGGTGTGGAGTTGGTGATCTCTCAACCGATTGCCGCGCGGGTCGATGAAATGGTCTCGGGTGTGCGTTCACAAGTCGCTATTAAGATCTTTGGTGACGATATCGAGACGCTCATTAAACTGGGTACTCAGATTAGTCAAATCTTATCGCGCATGAAGGGCAGTACTGATCTGCGGATCGAGCAAGCCTCAGGCCAGAACTATCTCAATATCAAGATTGATCGCGATGCGATTGCACGTTACGGTATCAATGTGGCCGATGTCAACGACGTAATCGAAACCGCAATCGGTGGTAAACAGGCCTCCACGGTCTACGAGGGTGAGCGCCGCTTCCCGATGGTATTGCGCTACCCGGCCCCTTACCGAGACAAGATTGATGCGATCGAGAACATCATTCTGCTATCACCCAATGGCGCCCAGGTACTGATGAAAGATCTAGCAAAGATCGAGTTACTCGATGGACCACCGCAAATCTCACGTGAGTCGGGTAAGCGTCGCTTAGTCATTGGGGTGAACGTACAAGGTCGAGATTTGGGCGGTTTTGTGGATGAGGCCCAAAAGAAAATTGCGCAGGATGTGAAATTACCCGAGGGCTACACCTTAGTGTGGGGCGGTCAGTTTGAGAACATGGAGCGTGCCATGGCGCGTCTCATGATCATTATTCCGCTTACGATTGCCGCGATTTTCTTCTTACTCTTTACGCTTTTCCAATCGATTCGCTTGGCTGGACTGATTATTTTAGTTCTACCGTTTGCGTCGATCGGGGGTATCTTCGGCCTCTTTATTACCGGCGAGTATTTATCGGTACCCGCTGCGGTCGGATTCATTAATCTTTGGGGTATTGCGGTGCTAAACGGCGTGGTATTAATCTCATTCATCAAGCAATTGCGCGACGATGGCATGCCTTTGCGTGAGGCTCTCATTGATGGGTGCGCACATCGTTTTAGACCTGTGATGATGACCGCGTCGGTGGCGATGTTGGCTTTGATTCCCATGCTGTTCTCGGGAGGTCCGGGATCGGAGGTCACAAGACCTCTTGCTATTGTGGTTATTTCAGGTTTAATTACCTCAACGGGCTTAACATTACTGGTATTACCGGTCTTATACGGTTGGTTTGAAGAGAAAAAGGTTGAAGCGTGA
- a CDS encoding P-II family nitrogen regulator → MIEIKAVIRPNKLPMVRAALIDTPGFPGMTVTKVEGCSAPTRVEKTTIKDELTDYTAKVRIEIVCNDEVADTIMDRLVQACQTGQVGDGIVWKVNVDRAFFIAKNYPNPIN, encoded by the coding sequence GTGATTGAAATAAAAGCAGTCATTCGTCCCAATAAATTACCGATGGTGCGGGCCGCACTGATAGATACTCCTGGCTTTCCTGGGATGACAGTCACGAAGGTTGAGGGTTGCAGTGCTCCCACTCGAGTTGAAAAAACTACTATCAAAGATGAGCTAACCGATTACACAGCAAAGGTTCGGATTGAGATCGTTTGCAACGATGAGGTAGCCGATACGATCATGGATCGCTTAGTTCAGGCTTGCCAGACCGGGCAAGTAGGGGATGGCATTGTGTGGAAGGTCAATGTCGACCGAGCCTTCTTTATTGCGAAGAACTACCCAAACCCAATTAATTAA
- a CDS encoding histidine phosphatase family protein produces the protein MKRLLLVLLGVFCIPPVANANLLSELQSGSTLIVMRHADAPGIGDPSGYRLGDCSTQRNLGEHGRQQAKEIGAWLSKQGIGEARVFSSPWCRCLDTAVLLNKGLVTSERSLGSFFNEMSDSGKQTRELEAFVRQQLSKSNKLPLILVTHQVNTHAYTGMSVGVGQMLLVKVNAQGKAISSRALN, from the coding sequence GTGAAACGCCTACTGCTGGTTCTCTTGGGGGTTTTCTGTATCCCGCCTGTTGCCAATGCGAATTTACTCTCTGAACTGCAGTCTGGCTCAACACTGATTGTGATGCGTCATGCTGATGCCCCTGGAATTGGTGATCCATCTGGGTATCGACTGGGCGATTGCTCGACTCAGCGTAATCTCGGTGAGCATGGCCGTCAGCAAGCCAAAGAGATTGGTGCGTGGTTAAGTAAACAAGGAATCGGTGAGGCGCGCGTCTTCAGCAGTCCCTGGTGCCGCTGCCTCGATACGGCGGTTTTACTCAATAAAGGGCTTGTGACTTCGGAGCGTTCGCTTGGTTCGTTCTTTAATGAAATGAGCGATAGTGGTAAACAAACCAGAGAGTTAGAAGCATTTGTGCGGCAGCAACTGTCAAAGTCAAACAAGTTACCGCTGATTTTGGTGACCCATCAGGTCAATACCCATGCCTATACCGGTATGTCGGTTGGCGTAGGTCAAATGCTTCTTGTGAAAGTAAATGCGCAAGGCAAAGCCATCAGTAGTCGCGCGCTTAATTAA